In a genomic window of Croceibacterium sp. TMG7-5b_MA50:
- the acnD gene encoding Fe/S-dependent 2-methylisocitrate dehydratase AcnD: MNNPHRKPLPGTDLDFIDVRAAVEALRPGAYDRLPYVARVLAEQLVRRADPAELPGYLEQIANRQRTRDFPWYPARVVCHDILGQTAFVDLAGLRDAIAAEGGDPRQVNPVVPTQLIVDHSLAVEHGGYDPDAFALNRAVEDRRNADRFHFIDWCKSAFANVDVIPAGNGIMHQINLEKMSPVVQVADGLAYPDTCVGTDSHTPHVEALGVIAVGVGGLEAETVMLGRPSMMRLPVSVGVRLTGTRPEGITATDIVLAITEFLRSERVVGAWLEFFGPGADGLTVGDRATISNMCPEYGATAAMFFIDRQTIDYLLLTNRSPDQVRLVEAYAKATGLWADALATAEYDRVLEFDLSSVERNLAGPSNPHKRLPTAALQARGVAHDLPGALAQERERLIPDGAVIIAAITSCTNTSNPRNVIAAGLVAQKANALGLQRKPWVKTSFAPGSRVPALYLEEAGLLTELEQLGFGIVGFACTTCNGMSGALNPVIQREIVERDLHSVAVLSGNRNFDGRIHPYAKQAFLASPPLVVAYAIAGTIRFDIEADVLGETPDGRPVRLADIWPSDAEIDAVIAAHVKAEQFREVYEPMFARDLHGDAAADPLYDWRAESTYIRRPPYWDTEGLGALAASPRTLKGMRPLAILPDNITTDHLSPSNAILPTSAAGEYLTSMGVPEEDYNSYATHRGDHLTAMRATFANPQLVNEMAVVDGAVQRGSLARVEPDGTVMRMWEAIETYLQRRQPLIIIAGADYGQGSSRDWAAKGVRLAGVEAIVAEGFERIHRTNLIGMGVLPLEFTHGTTRLGLRLDGTETYDVRGEPAAGAELTLAIHRRDGSVEEVPVLCRLDTGEEVSIWQAGGVLQRFAQDFLAEGAAA; this comes from the coding sequence ATGAATAATCCGCATCGCAAACCGCTGCCCGGCACCGATCTCGACTTCATCGACGTCCGCGCGGCGGTGGAGGCGCTGCGGCCCGGCGCCTATGACCGGCTGCCCTATGTCGCCCGCGTCCTGGCTGAACAATTGGTGCGCCGCGCTGACCCGGCGGAGCTGCCGGGATATCTGGAGCAGATCGCGAACCGGCAGCGCACGCGCGACTTCCCGTGGTACCCGGCGCGCGTCGTGTGCCACGACATCCTGGGGCAGACCGCCTTCGTCGATCTCGCCGGCCTGCGCGACGCGATCGCGGCGGAAGGCGGCGATCCCCGGCAGGTCAACCCGGTGGTGCCGACGCAGCTGATTGTCGATCACAGCCTGGCGGTGGAGCATGGCGGGTATGACCCGGACGCCTTCGCCCTGAACCGCGCGGTGGAGGACCGGCGCAATGCCGACCGGTTCCATTTCATCGACTGGTGCAAGTCCGCCTTCGCCAATGTGGACGTGATCCCCGCGGGCAACGGCATCATGCACCAGATCAACCTCGAAAAGATGAGCCCGGTGGTGCAGGTGGCGGATGGCCTTGCCTACCCCGACACATGCGTCGGCACCGACAGCCATACGCCGCATGTCGAAGCGCTGGGCGTGATCGCCGTCGGCGTAGGCGGCTTGGAGGCGGAGACGGTGATGCTCGGCCGGCCCAGCATGATGCGCCTGCCGGTCAGCGTCGGCGTGCGGCTGACGGGCACCCGGCCCGAGGGGATCACCGCGACCGACATCGTGCTGGCCATCACCGAATTCCTGCGCAGCGAACGCGTGGTGGGCGCGTGGCTTGAGTTCTTCGGCCCCGGGGCGGACGGGCTGACCGTGGGCGACCGGGCGACGATCAGCAATATGTGCCCCGAATACGGCGCCACCGCCGCGATGTTCTTCATCGACCGCCAGACGATCGACTACCTGTTGCTGACCAATCGTTCGCCCGATCAGGTGCGGCTGGTGGAGGCCTATGCCAAGGCGACCGGGCTGTGGGCCGATGCGCTGGCGACGGCCGAATACGACCGCGTGCTGGAATTCGACCTCTCCAGCGTGGAGCGCAACCTGGCCGGGCCCTCCAACCCGCACAAGCGCCTGCCCACCGCCGCGCTGCAGGCGCGCGGGGTGGCGCATGATCTGCCAGGCGCGCTGGCGCAGGAGCGGGAGAGGCTGATCCCCGACGGCGCGGTGATCATCGCGGCCATCACCAGTTGCACCAACACCAGCAATCCACGCAACGTGATCGCCGCCGGGCTGGTGGCGCAGAAGGCCAATGCGCTGGGATTGCAGCGCAAGCCATGGGTCAAGACCAGCTTCGCCCCCGGTTCGCGCGTGCCCGCGCTGTACCTGGAGGAGGCGGGCCTGCTGACGGAGCTGGAGCAGCTCGGCTTCGGCATCGTCGGCTTCGCCTGCACCACCTGCAACGGCATGTCGGGCGCGCTGAACCCCGTCATCCAGCGCGAGATCGTGGAACGCGATTTGCACTCCGTCGCCGTGCTGTCGGGCAACCGCAATTTCGACGGACGCATTCACCCTTACGCAAAGCAGGCCTTCCTCGCCTCCCCGCCGCTGGTGGTCGCTTATGCCATCGCCGGCACGATCCGCTTCGATATCGAGGCTGACGTGCTGGGCGAAACTCCCGATGGCCGCCCGGTGCGCCTCGCCGATATCTGGCCCTCCGATGCGGAGATCGACGCGGTAATCGCCGCCCATGTGAAGGCCGAACAGTTCCGCGAGGTATACGAGCCGATGTTCGCCCGCGACCTCCATGGCGATGCGGCGGCGGACCCGCTGTATGATTGGCGCGCGGAATCGACCTATATTCGCCGCCCGCCCTATTGGGACACCGAAGGGCTGGGCGCGCTGGCCGCATCGCCCCGCACGCTCAAGGGCATGCGTCCGCTGGCGATCCTGCCGGACAACATCACCACCGATCACCTGAGCCCGTCCAACGCCATCCTGCCGACCAGCGCGGCGGGCGAGTACCTGACCAGCATGGGCGTGCCGGAGGAGGATTATAACAGCTACGCCACCCATCGCGGCGACCACCTGACCGCGATGCGCGCGACCTTCGCCAACCCGCAACTCGTGAACGAGATGGCGGTGGTGGACGGCGCGGTGCAGCGCGGATCGCTGGCGCGGGTCGAGCCAGACGGCACGGTGATGCGCATGTGGGAGGCGATCGAGACGTACCTCCAGCGCCGCCAGCCGCTGATCATCATCGCCGGCGCCGATTACGGGCAAGGCTCCAGCCGCGACTGGGCGGCAAAGGGCGTGCGGCTGGCCGGCGTGGAGGCGATCGTCGCCGAAGGGTTCGAGCGGATCCACCGCACCAACCTGATCGGCATGGGCGTGCTGCCGCTGGAATTCACGCATGGCACCACCCGCTTGGGACTGCGGCTGGACGGGACGGAGACCTACGATGTGCGGGGCGAACCTGCCGCCGGGGCCGAGCTGACGCTCGCCATCCATCGCCGCGACGGCAGTGTGGAGGAGGTGCCGGTGCTCTGCCGCCTCGACACGGGCGAGGAGGTGTCGATCTGGCAGGCGGGCGGCGTGCTGCAACGCTTCGCGCAGGACTTCCTGGCGGAAGGAGCCGCAGCATGA
- a CDS encoding short-chain fatty acyl-CoA regulator family protein, which yields MQINTDEEAGAPKQPVFAGARVRTLRRGLGLNQRTMAARVGISVSYLSQIESDARPLSDAVLVAFARAFPDEWGDVFAEPGETMLARLSAAVGDPALPGPAISEAAMRRAIRRQPELVEWLVLLHDAHARGQAQLRTLDDALERGDANALPWDEVRDWFHAQGNYIDALDREAERIAGEIDADGQGVVQGVPARLAKLGVSIRPLRQARAGAPVRRFDRASRTLMIDPALPPESQHFLMAYQIVQLEIGRLVKATIAASGLRSEEARRLLAIGLNNYTAGALLMPYRPFRAAARELRHDVDALRVRFGTSFEQVCHRLSTLQRPGAAGVPVFFGRVDLAGNITKRHSATRLQFARFGGACPLWIVHEAAGIPDRILTQLAETPDGARYVVMAKGLVKQSSSFARPSRRYAVTLGCEAEHAAEFVYADTLDVGGNGATPIGISCRICPRELCEQRAFPPVGRELIVSADERGTVPYRLG from the coding sequence TTGCAAATCAACACAGACGAGGAGGCCGGCGCGCCGAAGCAGCCGGTCTTTGCCGGGGCACGGGTCCGGACATTGCGGCGCGGACTGGGCCTCAACCAGCGGACGATGGCGGCGCGGGTCGGTATCTCCGTCAGCTATCTGTCGCAGATCGAATCCGACGCCCGGCCGCTCAGCGATGCGGTGCTGGTCGCCTTCGCCCGCGCCTTCCCCGACGAATGGGGCGACGTCTTTGCGGAGCCTGGGGAGACGATGCTGGCGCGCCTGTCCGCTGCGGTAGGCGATCCCGCGCTGCCCGGTCCCGCGATCAGCGAGGCGGCCATGCGCCGGGCGATCCGGCGGCAGCCCGAACTGGTCGAATGGCTGGTGCTGCTGCACGACGCCCATGCCCGCGGACAGGCGCAATTGCGCACGCTGGACGATGCGCTGGAGCGTGGCGATGCCAACGCCCTGCCGTGGGACGAGGTGCGCGACTGGTTCCACGCACAGGGCAATTACATCGACGCGCTGGACCGGGAGGCGGAGCGGATCGCGGGCGAGATCGATGCCGATGGCCAGGGCGTGGTGCAGGGCGTGCCGGCACGGCTGGCGAAGCTCGGCGTCAGCATCCGCCCCTTGCGCCAGGCCCGCGCGGGTGCACCGGTGCGGCGGTTCGACCGGGCATCGCGCACGCTGATGATCGACCCCGCACTGCCGCCCGAAAGCCAGCATTTCCTGATGGCATACCAGATCGTGCAACTGGAGATCGGCCGGCTGGTCAAGGCGACCATCGCCGCCTCCGGCCTCAGGTCGGAAGAGGCCCGACGGCTGCTGGCGATTGGCCTCAACAACTACACCGCCGGCGCGCTGCTGATGCCATACCGCCCCTTCCGCGCCGCCGCGCGGGAGCTGCGCCACGATGTGGACGCCCTGCGCGTCCGTTTCGGCACCAGCTTCGAACAGGTGTGCCACCGCCTGTCCACGCTGCAGCGGCCGGGCGCGGCGGGGGTGCCGGTATTCTTCGGCCGGGTGGACCTGGCAGGCAACATCACCAAGCGGCATTCGGCGACCCGGCTGCAATTCGCCCGCTTCGGCGGGGCCTGCCCGCTGTGGATCGTGCACGAGGCGGCGGGCATCCCCGACCGGATCCTGACGCAGCTGGCCGAAACGCCGGACGGCGCCCGCTATGTCGTCATGGCCAAGGGGCTCGTGAAGCAGTCCAGCAGCTTCGCCCGGCCCAGCCGCCGCTATGCCGTCACGCTGGGCTGCGAGGCGGAGCATGCGGCCGAGTTCGTCTATGCCGACACGCTGGATGTCGGCGGCAACGGGGCGACGCCGATCGGCATATCGTGCCGCATCTGCCCGCGCGAATTGTGCGAACAGCGCGCCTTTCCGCCGGTCGGGCGGGAGCTGATCGTCAGCGCGGACGAACGCGGAACGGTCCCCTATCGCCTGGGCTGA
- a CDS encoding C1 family peptidase — translation MPVPELRAITRAIVAERAGWTARDNLVARLPDDRRRALLGVVVDEQALASAMAEAPQAPAAPDFAPAVDWRNRNGNHVTPPKDQGGCGSCVSFCCVGLVESMCSIEHGQRPDLSEADSHFCSSHGASCSGWWPNDALGQIRSRGVVAEADFPYSSAFGSGGTPACRNVADRNRKIYKIGSFGALVSATDRKNHLTNVGPCSAVLQVFSDFFTYGSGVYRHVSGGYEGLHCVLVIGYSEAQQCWICKNSWGTGWGDGGYFRIGYGQCQIDTTYPFHWARGVTRPGVNWSGWEGLGGQITSRPQAVSWGPNRIDVFARGLDSAVHHKWWDGSGWRGWESMGGLIHGAPAVSSWASGRLDVFGVGTDHRLHHKWYQGGWSGWESLGGFLTSEPAAVSWGRDRIDVFARGGDNALWHLWWDGTAWRGWESLGGQISTAPGVCSWGPNRIDVFAGGMDHHLWHRWWDGTAWRGWEDLGGIITEAPGAECWGANRIDVFARGTDMHMYHKNWNGSAWSDYADLGGVLGSGVGVSSWGTNRLDTFVMGTDSQMWHKWTL, via the coding sequence ATGCCTGTGCCAGAACTGCGGGCGATCACCCGCGCCATCGTGGCGGAGCGGGCGGGATGGACCGCGCGCGACAACCTTGTGGCCCGTCTGCCGGACGACCGCCGCCGTGCCCTGCTGGGCGTGGTGGTGGACGAACAGGCCCTCGCCTCCGCCATGGCGGAGGCGCCGCAGGCGCCCGCCGCCCCCGACTTCGCGCCCGCCGTCGATTGGCGCAACCGGAACGGCAACCACGTCACCCCGCCCAAGGACCAGGGCGGCTGCGGGTCATGCGTGTCGTTCTGCTGCGTCGGGCTGGTCGAATCCATGTGCTCCATCGAGCATGGGCAGAGGCCCGATCTGTCGGAGGCGGATTCGCACTTCTGCTCGTCCCACGGGGCCAGTTGCAGCGGCTGGTGGCCGAACGACGCGCTGGGCCAGATCCGCAGCCGCGGCGTCGTGGCGGAGGCGGACTTTCCTTATTCCTCCGCCTTCGGCAGCGGCGGCACGCCCGCCTGCCGCAACGTGGCGGACCGCAACCGCAAGATCTACAAGATCGGCAGCTTCGGCGCGCTGGTCAGCGCGACCGACCGCAAGAACCACCTGACCAATGTGGGCCCATGTTCGGCGGTGCTGCAGGTGTTCAGCGATTTCTTCACCTATGGCAGCGGGGTGTATCGCCATGTCAGCGGCGGGTACGAAGGGCTGCATTGCGTGCTGGTGATCGGCTATTCGGAGGCGCAGCAATGCTGGATCTGCAAGAACAGCTGGGGCACCGGCTGGGGTGACGGCGGCTATTTCCGGATCGGCTACGGCCAGTGCCAGATCGACACCACCTACCCGTTCCACTGGGCGCGCGGCGTCACCCGCCCGGGTGTTAACTGGAGCGGCTGGGAAGGTCTCGGCGGTCAGATCACCTCACGCCCGCAGGCCGTGTCGTGGGGGCCGAACCGGATCGACGTGTTCGCCCGCGGTCTCGATTCCGCCGTGCATCACAAATGGTGGGACGGCAGCGGCTGGCGCGGCTGGGAAAGCATGGGCGGGCTGATCCATGGCGCGCCCGCCGTCAGCTCCTGGGCCAGCGGGCGGCTGGACGTGTTCGGGGTGGGCACCGATCACCGGCTGCACCACAAATGGTACCAGGGCGGGTGGAGCGGGTGGGAAAGCCTGGGCGGCTTCCTGACGTCCGAACCCGCAGCGGTGTCGTGGGGCCGCGACCGGATCGACGTGTTCGCGCGCGGCGGCGACAACGCGCTGTGGCACCTGTGGTGGGACGGCACGGCGTGGCGCGGCTGGGAAAGCCTGGGCGGGCAGATCTCCACCGCGCCCGGCGTATGCAGCTGGGGTCCAAACCGGATCGACGTGTTCGCGGGCGGCATGGACCATCACCTGTGGCACCGCTGGTGGGACGGCACCGCTTGGCGCGGGTGGGAAGATCTGGGCGGCATCATTACGGAGGCGCCGGGTGCCGAATGCTGGGGCGCCAACCGGATCGACGTGTTCGCGCGCGGCACCGACATGCACATGTACCACAAGAACTGGAACGGTTCGGCGTGGTCGGACTATGCCGACCTCGGCGGCGTGCTGGGATCGGGCGTCGGCGTCAGCAGCTGGGGCACCAACCGGCTGGACACCTTCGTCATGGGGACCGACAGCCAGATGTGGCACAAATGGACGCTGTGA
- a CDS encoding protease inhibitor I42 family protein has product MDAVNAGGEQAAMDVEVRAGEAFNVDLPQLGVAGYQWLVAELPAGVTLVDDSTAGPGAGAAPGTPAQRRFRFMVEAPGRYRVVLAAKRAWEAQPARRQVVEVTAR; this is encoded by the coding sequence ATGGACGCTGTGAACGCAGGGGGCGAGCAGGCGGCGATGGATGTCGAGGTGCGCGCGGGCGAGGCGTTCAACGTCGACCTGCCGCAGCTCGGCGTCGCCGGGTACCAGTGGCTGGTGGCGGAGCTGCCTGCCGGTGTCACGCTGGTGGACGACAGCACCGCGGGGCCGGGGGCGGGCGCCGCGCCCGGCACGCCGGCCCAGCGGCGCTTCCGCTTCATGGTGGAGGCGCCGGGCCGGTACCGGGTGGTGCTGGCGGCGAAACGCGCGTGGGAGGCGCAGCCGGCCCGCCGGCAGGTGGTGGAGGTGACGGCCCGCTAG
- a CDS encoding DUF3325 family protein, which produces MSDGLLLLLALLAATGGMAALALAMQAHWRQVMGARRLTGEVQVTLRVLGAALCALSLALCVAADPASMAALVWPMLLMVAALLVAAGLTLHARARS; this is translated from the coding sequence ATGTCTGACGGGCTGCTGCTGCTGCTCGCGCTGCTGGCGGCGACCGGCGGGATGGCGGCGCTGGCGCTGGCCATGCAGGCGCACTGGCGGCAGGTGATGGGCGCGCGCCGGCTGACGGGCGAGGTGCAGGTGACGCTGCGCGTGCTGGGCGCGGCACTGTGTGCCCTGTCGCTGGCGCTGTGTGTCGCGGCCGATCCCGCATCCATGGCAGCGCTGGTGTGGCCCATGCTGCTGATGGTCGCCGCGCTGCTGGTCGCGGCGGGCCTGACGCTGCACGCCCGCGCGCGCAGCTAG